The nucleotide window GTTTTCTTGTTCTCAAGGAAGAGGAAGGTGTGGAGCGCGGCGCGGACGCGGCTTCTTCCATACGAAGATATTTAAAAAAGCGTTCTTGGGACGGCAAGGGGCGGCTTTCTTTTTCGGACAGTTCGGATTTGATGAGCTCTGCCGCAAGCGGCTCAGCGGATATAAGGGGCATGATAGTTTGTCCGTGCTCCATGGGCACGCTTGCAAGGATAGCCACCGGAGCTTCGACGAACCTCATCGAACGCGCGGCTGACTGCATGATAAAGGAGAAGCGCGGCCTTATCCTCGTGCCGAGGGAAACCCCGCTTAGCCCAATACATCTCGAAAACATGTTGAAGCTTTCGAGGATAGGCGTTACCATACTTCCTGCGATGCCCGGGTTCTATCATAAGCCGAAGAAGGTAGAGGATATCGTTGACTTCGTGGTCGGTAAGGTGCTTGACGCGGCTACAGTAGAGAATAATCTCTTTAAGAGATGGAGGGGCGGAAAATGACCGGGAATATATGCAAGACATTGTCCGGCGCGGTATTAGCGGTTCTCTTTCTGGCGTGCGGCGCGGCGTATGCCGATACGCTTAAGCCCTCGCACAAGGTTACGGCAGTCGAGGTCTTTTCCGACCGCGCAATCGTCAAGCGAAGCGCCGACGTTAAGTTCGACAGGGAAGGCGTTTATGAGGTCGAAATATCCCCGCTCCCTCCAAGGCTAAATGAAGAAAGCGTAAGGGTCGAGGCCGAGGGCACTGCCGGCGTCAAGATAGTCGGCGTGGAGCAGAAGACGACGTTTTTGAAAAAATACAGCGACGAAAAGGTAAAGGCGCTTAAAAAAGAACTCGATTCTTTTATAAAGGAAAGAAATTTAATCGATGCCAAGTTCAGGAACCAGGAGGCAGCGAAGAAATTTCTAAACGAGATAAAGTTCAAGACGCACGAGAACATGTCCAGGGACGTGGAAAAAGGAAAGGTAAGCACCGTTGATTGGCAGGGGGTGCTGGACTTCTATATACGCGGACTTAACAAGGCCGATGAAGAGATGTCGTCTCTGACAGTGAAAAGAAAAGAGCTGGATGAGAAAATCAGGGATATCGAAAACGAGCTTGGTTCAATCAACGGCGAGGACGGCGAGGGGCAGCGGAGCGCGGTGATCTCCTTTGACGTTCAAAGGCCCGGCACGCTCAAGGTGGAGCTTTCGTACATGATATTTGGTGTCGACTGGAGACCTTCTTACGACGCGAGGGCGATGACCGCGAAAAATACGGTGGAGCTGACAAGTTACGGAAATGTCCGGCAAACGAGTGGCGAGGACTGGAAGGATGTTTCTCTTACGCTTTCTACGGCAAGGCCGTCGCTTGGCGCGCAGGTGCCCGGGCTTTACCCGTGGTATCTCGCTGCTCCGGTGCGTGTTGATAGGCGCTCTAAGAGCATCAGTTCGAATGTAGGGTTATTTGCCGAGGCTCCTGCCATGGAAGCGGAGGTTGCCTCTGATGTTGCCGAAGAAAGGGCCGCCCCGGTGACAGCCGATATTTCCGGAGGGTTTACTTCTACGGTCTTCAAGATAAAGAAAAAGGCCGATATAGCAAGCGGCGGCGACGCCGTAAGGACGACGATATCCGTCGACAAGCTCGACGCATTGTTCAAGTACAGGACAGTGCCCAAGCTTTCCCAGTACGTATTTCTCGAGGCAGAGGTGAAGAACACGGCAGGGTATCCGCTTCTTCCGGGGAACGTGAACGACTTTATAGACGATAAGTTCGTGGGTTCCTTGAATATCGGCGCGGTCGCGCCCGAGGAGAAGCTTCTTCTCTCGCTTGGCGTGGACGAGGGCATAAAGGTAGAGAGAAAGCTCGTGAAGCACGAGAGGGGTAAGAGCGGTGTGCTTTCGAGTAAAATGCGCGCGTCGTATGTTTATAAGATAGAGGTGACGAACTTCAAGAAGCAGGACGCGGAGGTTACGGTACTCGATCAGTTGCCTGTTTCGCAGGATAAGGATATAGTGGTGGAAACAGACGAGATGACGCCAAAGCCCGAGGAGAAGGGTTGGCAGGGAACGCTTAAGTGGGTGTTGCAGTTAAAACCGGGCGAGAAAAAGGAAATAAGCTTCGGGTTCCACGTGGATTATCCGGAGAACATGCCGGCGCCGTTATAAAAAACCATTAAGGACTGAAAATGCTGGACGTAAAGTATCTACGCGATAACACGGAAGAAGCGGAGAAGCGGCTTGCCGCAAGAAGCGGCGGAGTCGATTTGTCGGCCTTCAAGGAATTAGACCTTAAGCGCAGAAGCATTCTTAAAGAGGTCGAGGCGTTGAAGGAAAAGCGCAATAAAGTTTCGGAAGAGGTCGGGCGCTTAAAGAAAGAAGGCAAGGACGCTACTTCAATTATAAACAGTATGCAGGAAGTCGGCGCGACTATTAAGAAGCTCGACGCAGAGCTTACCGAATGCGACGCAGCGCTTGAGCCCATACTCCTTACCATCCCGAACGTGCCGCACGAGAGCGTGCCTGTTGGCAAAGACGAGAACGATAATAAGGTCGTCCGCACGATAGGCGAGAAGACGGTTTTGAAGTTCAAGCCCAAAGACCACGTCGAGATAGGCGAGGGGCTTGGCATTATGGATTTCGAGAGGGCAGGGAAAATCGCGGGCGCGAGGTTCTGGCTCATGAAGGGCGCCGGTGCTTTGCTTGAGAGGGCGCTTATAAACTTCATGCTCGATATTCACACAAGAGAGCACGGGTATATGGAGGTGTTGCCGCCGTTCATGGCAAAGGCAGAGTGCTTTGTTGGGACGGGGCAGCTGCCGAAGTTCAAGGAGGATCAATTTAAGATTGAGGGCTGGGAGCACTACCTCGCCCCCACGGCCGAGGTCCCTGTTACGAACATCCACAGGGAGGAAATACTCGCAGAAGACGCGCTGCCCATACATTATACCGCCTATACGCCGTGCTTTAGGAAAGAGGCCGGCAGCTACGGTAAAGACATGAAGGGCCTTATTCGTGTGCATCAGTTCGACAAGGTCGAGCTTGTGAAGTTTTCCGTTCCCGAGAAAAGCTACGACGAGCTCGAGACGCTCACAGCGAACGCAGAGGAGATTCTAAAGAGATTGGAACTTCCTTACAGGGTCGTCCTTCTTTGCACAGGTGACATGGGGTTTTCTTCGGCAAAGACCTATGATCTGGAGGTCTGGCTCCCGGCGCAGGATAAATACCGTGAGATTTCGTCCTGCTCGAACTTCGAGGCGTTCCAGGCACGGAGGGCTTCGATAAAGTACCGTCCTGCTGGCGGAAAGAAGGTCGAGCACGTGCATACGCTAAACGGGAGTGGTCTTGCGGTCGGCAGAACGCTTGTTGCGATACTCGAGAACTTTCAGCAACAGGACGGGTCTGTTATAATCCCCAAGGCTCTTCGCCCGTACATGCACGGCATGGAGAGGATAGAGAAGCAGGCGTGATATTTAAAAATTTTTGGAAAGTTTGGAAACCGTGGGTCTAACGACCCTTTTATAAAAAGGTTTTCAAAAAGCGGAGGGTTAGCCTAATGGTAAGGCACCGGTCTTGAAAACCGGCGGGCTTACGCCCTTGAGGGTTCGAGTCCCTTGCCCTCCGCCAGAGTTTACAGCGTACCGGTCGGGAGACCGGGGTGGCATATTTATATGGGTTTTCGGGACTCGAACGAGCGCTTTACGCCGAGCGGGCGGGGAAGAGGAGCTTTTCGGCACGCTTGGAGTTGATATAAGCTTCTAAGCGTAGCGCACCACATTTAGAATGAGTTAATATCGGGGGCTTTCCTTATGGAAAGCCCCCTTTGTTTTCAAGCTGGCTTACGTGCTTGAGGGTTAAAGTCCCTTGCCCTTTGCCGTAGTTTACGCCCTGCTTATTTTAAGGCAAGCAGGGCGTAATTATTTCAGAATTCTTTGGTTTTAGCGAAGTTTTCAAGAGGTGTTTTCTCCGGCATAATATCAAGATGTCGAATTTCCTTTACAAATCAATTACGCGGTGCTATAAAGGTAA belongs to Deltaproteobacteria bacterium and includes:
- a CDS encoding UbiX family flavin prenyltransferase, encoding MATYIVAITGASGAVYGLRLIGALLKRGDDVELIVSPPGFLVLKEEEGVERGADAASSIRRYLKKRSWDGKGRLSFSDSSDLMSSAASGSADIRGMIVCPCSMGTLARIATGASTNLIERAADCMIKEKRGLILVPRETPLSPIHLENMLKLSRIGVTILPAMPGFYHKPKKVEDIVDFVVGKVLDAATVENNLFKRWRGGK
- the serS gene encoding serine--tRNA ligase → MLDVKYLRDNTEEAEKRLAARSGGVDLSAFKELDLKRRSILKEVEALKEKRNKVSEEVGRLKKEGKDATSIINSMQEVGATIKKLDAELTECDAALEPILLTIPNVPHESVPVGKDENDNKVVRTIGEKTVLKFKPKDHVEIGEGLGIMDFERAGKIAGARFWLMKGAGALLERALINFMLDIHTREHGYMEVLPPFMAKAECFVGTGQLPKFKEDQFKIEGWEHYLAPTAEVPVTNIHREEILAEDALPIHYTAYTPCFRKEAGSYGKDMKGLIRVHQFDKVELVKFSVPEKSYDELETLTANAEEILKRLELPYRVVLLCTGDMGFSSAKTYDLEVWLPAQDKYREISSCSNFEAFQARRASIKYRPAGGKKVEHVHTLNGSGLAVGRTLVAILENFQQQDGSVIIPKALRPYMHGMERIEKQA
- a CDS encoding mucoidy inhibitor MuiA family protein, which encodes MTGNICKTLSGAVLAVLFLACGAAYADTLKPSHKVTAVEVFSDRAIVKRSADVKFDREGVYEVEISPLPPRLNEESVRVEAEGTAGVKIVGVEQKTTFLKKYSDEKVKALKKELDSFIKERNLIDAKFRNQEAAKKFLNEIKFKTHENMSRDVEKGKVSTVDWQGVLDFYIRGLNKADEEMSSLTVKRKELDEKIRDIENELGSINGEDGEGQRSAVISFDVQRPGTLKVELSYMIFGVDWRPSYDARAMTAKNTVELTSYGNVRQTSGEDWKDVSLTLSTARPSLGAQVPGLYPWYLAAPVRVDRRSKSISSNVGLFAEAPAMEAEVASDVAEERAAPVTADISGGFTSTVFKIKKKADIASGGDAVRTTISVDKLDALFKYRTVPKLSQYVFLEAEVKNTAGYPLLPGNVNDFIDDKFVGSLNIGAVAPEEKLLLSLGVDEGIKVERKLVKHERGKSGVLSSKMRASYVYKIEVTNFKKQDAEVTVLDQLPVSQDKDIVVETDEMTPKPEEKGWQGTLKWVLQLKPGEKKEISFGFHVDYPENMPAPL